The following coding sequences lie in one Lepeophtheirus salmonis chromosome 11, UVic_Lsal_1.4, whole genome shotgun sequence genomic window:
- the LOC121126195 gene encoding uncharacterized protein, whose translation MDSNSSNASAPLYESDIIFDFIIPGVLLNAIGILGLFGNVISIVILSRPQMRSSINCILIGLASYDSILILTGILMFGLPSLYNYTRYLFNYYYWNIFPYITPIIYPVGLIAQTGSAYLTLCVTIERYVAVCIPLRARSLCTYGRARSYVIFIGVFAIVYNLPRFWEVTWETTYYTEFDTNYTEVVATELRSDPTYISIYITWMYLVFMYFFPFLCLAAFNLRIYFQVRKANSERARLSRLQRKEIGLATMLMVVVIVFFVCNVLALVVNILEVMKISINALTQTSNLLITFNSSVNFIIYCIFGEKFKRIFYRLFCPILKNAGQPEVVHRYPADFQSQRFSSQNNQISLGLLNHEAGSSDRNSSMGDTGRSGDLVYHRRITKMDKAAMEGSSSTSSSNNKELMEEREHDISIYTGNQDALPLRNSTVSVIPEEKGFFSSISSLVRSHSDSGDWKKKKKKLLKNHRNILDERITCDKCCETGFMRDVSSVSGNGNSGPGGGSNRVANSNEDSSTISLSEHVHRLIVPGATQDITITVNIRAFPEAPSIMATTTSVNSHHHHSTPPPTPPSRLSPLHYGSVHSEAAKEAAKLLSSNDSGRGTILLNNCGCESSSSSSSSNFKKFSLHEEDEESSALLSILQKPNNNKLISDSSSPSAVTAHAVA comes from the exons ATGGATTCAAACTCAAGTAATGCCTCTGCTCCACTCTATGAGTCGGATATAATCTTTGACTTCATCATCCCTGGAGTCCTTTTAAATGCAATTGGTATTCTGGGACTCTTTGGAAACGTCATTTCCATTGTCATCCTTTCCCGACCTCAAATGCGCAGTTCCATCAATTGCATACTCATCGGCCTTGCATCCTATGACTCCATACTTATTCTCACAGGGATCCTCATGTTTGGCCTCCCTTCCCTCTACAACTACACCCGCTATCTCTTCAACTATTACTACTGGAACATTTTTCCTTATATAACTCCCATCATATATCCCGTGGGACTCATTGCTCAAACTGGAAGTGCATATTTGACACTCTGTGTAACAATTGAGCGCTATGTGGCCGTATGTATCCCTCTAAGAGCACGATCTCTATGCACCTATGGGCGAGCTAGGtcttatgttatatttattggtGTCTTTGCCATTGTTTACAACCTTCCTCGGTTTTGGGAAGTTACTTGGGAAACAACCTACTACACGGAGTTTGATACAAACTATACAGAGGTCGTTGCGACAGAGCTACGCTCTGACCCCACATATATATCCATTTACATCACCTGGATGTACCTcgtttttatgtacttttttccaTTCCTCTGCCTCGCGGCATTCAATCTCCGAATTTACTTTCAAGTTCGCAAGGCGAACTCCGAGAGGGCCCGACTCTCGCGTCTACAGAGGAAAGAAATAGGACTTGCCACGATGTTAATGGTAGTTGtaattgtgttttttgtttgcaaTGTCCTTGCTCTCGTCGTGAATATCCTTGAGGTCATGAAGATCAGTATTAATGCACTCACACAAACCTCAAACCTTCTCATCACATTCAATTCTtcagttaattttattatctactGTATCTTTGGAGAAAAGTTTAAGAGGATCTTTTACCGTCTTTTCTGTCCTATTTTGAAGAATGCAGGTCAACCCGAAGTTGTGCACCGCTATCCTGCAGACTTTCAATCCCAACGCTTCTCAAGTCAGAATAATCAAATCTCTCTGGGTCTTCTCAACCATGAAGCAGGGAGTTCGGATCGGAATTCCAGTATGGGAGATACAGGAAGATCAGGGGATCTCGTCTATCATCGGCGTATTACTAAAATGGATAAGGCCGCCATGGAAGGCTCTTCTTCCACTTCCTCCAGTAACAATAAAGAGCTTATGGAAGAGAGGGAACATGATATTAGCATTTATACAGGGAATCAGGATGCCCTACCCCTACGCAATTCCACAGTCTCAGTCATACCAGaggaaaaaggatttttttctagcATCTCCTCTCTTGTACGCTCCCATTCTGACTCAGgagattggaaaaaaaagaaaaagaaacttcTTAAGAATCATAGGAACATACTAGATGAGAGGATCACGTGTGACAAGTGCTGTGAAACAGGGTTCATGAGAGATGTCTCCTCTGTGAGTGGGAACGGAAACTCTGGACCTGGGGGAGGATCGAATCGAGTTGCTAACAGTAATGAGGATTCCTCAACGATTTCTTTGTCGGAGCACGTTCACAGACTTATTGTTCCCGGAGCAACACAGGATATTACCATTACA GTGAATATCCGAGCATTTCCCGAGGCTCCATCCATCATGGCCACAACTACCTCTGTCAACAGTCATCATCATCATTCCACTCCCCCTCCAACACCTCCATCTCGACTCAGCCCACTCCACTACGGCTCAGTCCACTCTGAAGCTGCAAAAGAGGCTGCCAAGCTTCTTTCCTCAAACGATTCAGGACGAGGAACAATCCTTTTAAACAACTGCGGCTGCGAGTCATCATCCTCTTCGTCCTCTTCcaactttaaaaagttttcacTCCACGAAGAGGACGAGGAGTCCTCCGCACTCCTCTCAATCCTTCAAAAGCCTAACAACAACAAATTGATCTCTGACTCTTCTTCACCTTCTGCTGTAACAGCCCATGCCGTTGCATAA